Sequence from the Corallococcus sp. EGB genome:
TCCGTCTATGACCTGACGGCGGGCACGACGTACATCGTCGCCACGGGGCCTGCGTCCGGCAGCGCCATCACCGTGGTGCCGGAGTTCCTCAACGACACGCGCACGCGCTACTACCAGGACGCGGATGGCGACGGTTACGGCAACAACTCCGTGTCCATCTACACCGCGTGCACGCCGCCCGCCGGCTACACGACGCAGCGCTTCGACTGCAACGACACGCCGGGCATTGGCGCCAGCATCAACCCGGGCATGCCGGAGATCTGCGGCAACGGCATCGATGACAACTGCGACGGGGTGCAGTGCTGACCGCCGCGCCCTGACGCGGGCCTGAAGAAGGCTCGCTCCCGCGCCGGAGCACCTCCCTCGGAAGGGTGCTCCGGCGTGGGCCTTTCCCCGCCTGCACGAAGGACTCCCCCGATGCGTCTCTCCTCCGCCACCTTCCTGTTCGTCACCTGCGCCGCCCTCGCGCTGACCGGCTGCGATGACGAAGCCCCCACCGTCTCGCCGGACGCGGGCACCAGCACCGACGCGGGCCCCGATGCGGGCACGCCCTCCTCCACGGCCACCGTCACCACCGCCCATCCCGCCGAGGGCGAGACCGACGTCTACCCGCTGGAGATGTACCTGGACGCGTCCGGCCAGACGCCGGTCATCGCCTTCCGCAAGGTGCTGACGCTCACCTTCAGCGAGCCCATGGACCCGTCCGCCTCCCAGGTCACGCTTCACGACCGCACGGACACCACCGTCCCCGCCCGCGTGCTGACCGGCGGCTGGTCCGAGGATGGGCGCACGCTCACCATCACCGTGCCTCGCACCGAGGAGAGCACCCGTCCTTTGGAGGTCTCCACCCACTACACCCTGGCGCTGGACGCGCTGAGGGACGCGGCCGGGCTCGCACTGTCTCCCACGGCCGCGCTGGACTTCACCACAGGCGAGCGCGACCCGGAGCTGGAGCACGCGTG
This genomic interval carries:
- a CDS encoding Ig-like domain-containing protein, whose amino-acid sequence is MRLSSATFLFVTCAALALTGCDDEAPTVSPDAGTSTDAGPDAGTPSSTATVTTAHPAEGETDVYPLEMYLDASGQTPVIAFRKVLTLTFSEPMDPSASQVTLHDRTDTTVPARVLTGGWSEDGRTLTITVPRTEESTRPLEVSTHYTLALDALRDAAGLALSPTAALDFTTGERDPELEHACTHTLVNTPEAVTAGRTPFDFPPDTNTGHARYDVTLRPVEGGFGGYTGFISDPENAEHVTLYLNQWVPTKVTNDTAGTDVTSVLAPARFICAGITHTVTFASEPGDQLYLFQFGPVASEHVQFVMERG